In one window of Miscanthus floridulus cultivar M001 chromosome 12, ASM1932011v1, whole genome shotgun sequence DNA:
- the LOC136496594 gene encoding protein root UVB sensitive 2, chloroplastic-like, with the protein MNILERIRGGGDRAAATERPPQPVCWVEISESVSRLCSFDAAGSGGGSISVKVIQESRPIHDKVVDSFLNKFFPSGYPYSVNEGYLTYTRFRALQHFSSAMLHVLSTQSLLFAAGLRPTPAQATAVSWILKDGMQHAGKLICSSMGARMDSEPKSWRILADVLYDLGTALEVVSPLCPQLFLEVAGLGNFAKGMAVVAARATRLPIYSSFAKEGNLSDLFAKGEAISTLFNVMGIGAGIGLASTVCSTTQGKLIAGPLLSAVHIYGVVQEMRATPVNTLNPQRTAMIVADFIKSGKVSSPAKLRYREDLLFPNRVIEEAGSVKIGQPLRRVLSPRLVEQLRASFPDEKFLLTQKSNKTYMVLEQSASGEDALRGWLVAAFASEMERSGIGSRDAVLNEAYEKTKRVFPAFVSEVRSRGWYTDQFLDGNGSRVAFAKSQ; encoded by the exons ATGAACATACTC GAGAGGATACGTGGAGGTGGCGACCGGGCGGCCGCCACGGAGCGGCCCCCGCAGCCGGTGTGCTGGGTGGAGATTTCGGAGTCCGTCTCACGGCTCTGCAGCTTCGACGCCGCTGGTAGTGGTGGCGGTAGCATCTCT GTAAAAGTTATTCAGGAGTCTAGACCTATACATGATAAAGTTGTTGATTCTTTCTTGAACAAGTTTTTTCCATCAGGTTATCCATACAG TGTGAATGAGGGTTACTTAACTTATACCAGATTCCGAGCACTACAGCATTTCTCTAGTGCTATGCTACATGTGCTGTCAACACAG TCCTTGCTTTTTGCTGCAGGTTTACGACCTACCCCGGCGCAAGCAACTGCTGTAAGTTGG ATTCTAAAAGATGGAATGCAGCACGCAGGAAAGCTCATTTGTAGCAGCATGGGGGCAAGAATGGATTCCGAACCAAAGAGTTGGAGGATACTTG CTGATGTTCTCTATGATCTTGGTACTGCCTTGGAAGTCGTTTCACCTCTGTGCCCACAACTTTTCCTTGAAGTAGCAGGCTTGGGAAATTTCGCAAAG GGAATGGCCGTTGTTGCAGCAAGAGCAACAAGGCTTCCAATTTACTCTTCTTTTGCCAAAGAAGGCAACCTTAGTGATTTATTTGCTAAAGGGGAAGCCATCTCAACACTTTTCAATGTCATGGGAATAGGAGCTGGAATTGGATTGGCATCTACTGTTTGTTCAACAACTCAAGGGAAG TTAATTGCAGGCCCGTTACTTTCCGCAGTGCATATATACGGAGTTGTCCAAGAGATGAGAGCAACTCCTGTAAACACACTCAACCCACAAAGAACAGCAATGATTGTGGCTGATTTTATTAAG AGTGGAAAGGTTTCTAGCCCAGCTAAGCTAAGATACAGAGAAGATCTTCTGTTTCCTAACCGAGTTATAGAAGAAGCTGGAAGTGTGAAGATCGGACAGCCACTCCGCAGAGTCTTGAGTCCGAGGCTTGTTGAGCAGCTGAGGGCAAGTTTCCCAGACGAGAAGTTTTTGCTTACCCAAAAAAGCAACAAGACATACATGGTTCTTGAGCAAAGCGCGAGCGGAGAGGACGCGTTGAGGGGGTGGCTGGTTGCCGCATTTGCTTCAGAGATGGAGAGGTCGGGCATCGGTTCACGTGACGCGGTTCTGAACGAAGCCTATGAGAAGACGAAGAGGGTCTTCCCCGCTTTTGTATCAGAAGTTAGGAGTAGAGGGTGGTACACAGATCAGTTTTTGGATGGGAACGGTAGTCGAGTTGCTTTTGCAAAGTCTCAGTAG